The Tamandua tetradactyla isolate mTamTet1 chromosome 6, mTamTet1.pri, whole genome shotgun sequence genome contains the following window.
GCGGGCTGGGCAGCAGGTGGGCGCCCAGCAGCCCCTCGACGATGTAGCCCACCGTGCAGTCATCTGGCAGCCGCACCCTCTCCGCCGTGCTCATGAAGCTGCCCAGGCTgcgggtgggggttggggtggagcGGGGAGGGGTCAATGCCCCTCGGGCCTTGCCCggcctcccaccccaccctgcccgcCCTGCTCCTGCTTACCTGGCCCATGGGCTCATCTTGAGAGCCAGGCCCCGGCTGAGGCAGAACCCAGCCCCGCCGGTGGCAAACCAGAACTTGACCGTAGTTGCCTGGGGGGCGGGAGCCCAGGTCAGAGATGCCCATCCCGGGCCGCTCATCTGGATGCCCTAGCGCCATCCCTGGCCACCCCCAAGAGCTCCTTGAGGGACAGGCTCCCCCACAGCCTCTCCCTCAGGGGTGCGGGGACTCCTGCCAACTGGTCGTGTTggcccccaggcccctccccatGCTCCCGGCCTGGCCCAGAGCCCTCTCCGGCTCACCAGGCTCTGTGCTCACTTCCTCCGGCTCCAGAAATGCCCCGTCCGGGAACCCTGCAGGTGGCCGCAGCCTATCACCGGAGCTCCCACCCTCCCAGCCTGGGTCTCTTGGCCCTCAGCTGTCCCCTCCCTGGCCACACTCACAGTTCCACCTCCCTGGACCCTCTCGGTAGCCTCGATGGGGTGGTCCAGGCTGGGCCGGCCCAGGTAGACGTCCTGGCTGGGCGAGAAAGCAGACAGCAGCTGCAGCAGGGCTTTGGGGTTCACGTAATTGTCGTCGTCCACGTGGCAGAACCACCTGTGAGGTAGGAGAGGGTCtgtaaggaggaggaggaggccacccacccacacccacacccacacccacacctcaGCCTGCTCAGGGTCCACCTGGGATCTCAGTTCTCCAGCTGCATTTGTGAGTCCATGTGTGTACACAAGCATAAGTGTGAGTGTGGGGTGAACGTATGAGTGTTCATGTGTAATGCTGCAATGCGTGCAGCATGGGGTGAGTGtgggggtgttttagtttcctggctgctaaaacaaatcccGTATGATGAGTGGGCTTATACCAGTTTACCAGCTCACAGTTTCACAGGCTGGAAAGTTTGCTTTCTCCAGGATAGCTATTTTCTGGCtacctggcttttctgtcacttggcaacgcacatggcgatgtcttctttctcctccgacttctgttgacttctggcttctggctgttccccgTGGCTTCCTCTTTCTGTGTCCAGTCTCCTTTGCTTACGAAGACTTCAACCAGGTTAGGTCAAGACCCACCTCGTTCAGTTCGGACACACCTTATCAAGTCACGTCTTCAACCGTCCTATACACAAGTGGGTTCTCGCTGCAGGACCAGAGTGCGAGTCCCGAGTGTGCTTTTGCGGAGGGCAGGGTTCAACCCCTAACAAGCTGCTTGGTGCCCTTGTGAGTGTATGTGACTATGGGTGCACTGTGCATGGCGGGTGGACCCGGGCGTGAGTGTTTGCGTCTCACGCGGCCACCCCACAGTTGTAGGTCTGGTGTGCGTGGCgggtgtgcctgtgtgtgtgtgtgtgtgtgtgtgtgtgtgtgtgtctcatgCAGCCATCACGCACTTGCGCCCTGACTCGATGAACTGGTCGTACTCCACCGACATCTTGCAGCAAAGCGCCTGGCGGGTGTGTGCAGCCGAGCAGTTGGTGTTGATGACGTGGCTGCCTGCGGGATGAGACCCAGAGGAGCACGGGTCGAGCCACGGGGGAGGCCAGGTGGCCCCACCCAGGTGGAGCCCCAAGGTTAGGGCCTGTGCTGCACCCCTGAGGCCTGGCTCCCACCACAGCCCAGGCTGGCCCTCACCTGCTGACCCCAGTGGTTTGAAACCACAGGAGAGGACCCTCGGGGAAACCCGGCCGAGGTGGTACCCTGACCCATGGGCAGTGTTTGGTGCTAGCAGCAGCAGTAGCTGGGGACTGGGCCGGCTGCCTGGGCAAGTTCCTTGGCCTCCCTGCACTCATCTGCAGAAGGAACACAGGAAACCTATCTATGGACCGCGAAGCTCAGACCTGGGTGTTTCCTGAGGCCGAGAAAGGGACTACTGGCCACCACCAAGGGAGAGCCCCAGGGCTCCGGGAGTGGACGCTCACCTGCCTGCAGCCGGAGCTCACGGTCTTCCCCGTCAGTGAAGATGAAAGCCTAGGAAGGAAGGACCCTGTGAGGCACGGAGGGGACTCCTGTCCGGGTGCTCCCCAGGGACCACGGTGTGGGGCCGGTACGTCTGTGCAGCCTCAGGTGGCCCTTGCCCCTGTGCCCGGGCAGGGTGAGGTGCGTGAGACGAGGGAGCGACCCCGCGGGGAGGGGACACCCCCTGCAGCCGCCCTGCCGGCTCGCCGCCGCCATTCCTAGGGCTTGGCCCGGGCCCGTCGCCAAACTTCTGGACACGTTTCTGGGGTCCCGGCCCGGGTGAGGGGGAGGCCATCCGGGCACCGCCCCTCACCCCGGAGATCAGGGACGGCGCCCGCGGAGGGGGAGCGAGGCCACCGGGGCTCCAGTCGGCGGGTTCGCGGTTCCGGCCCCGGGGCTGGGCCACCACGCCGGCAGCCAAGCCGCAGGGGCGGGGTCCGGGGCCTCGGCCCACCCCAGAGGGCGGCGAAGCTGGGTCCCGGGGGCCCGGATCCCGGGGGTCGGGGGTCCCGGGCGGCGAGGCCGACCTGCTGTCGGGCCCGGGAGATCCAGGTGCGCAGCAGCAGCCCGAGGCGCGGCCCGTGGTTCTTCCGGGTGGTCTTGACGGCGATGAAGACGTCGTCGGGCCGCAGGCGCTGGCGGGCGGCGGGCAGGGCGGGAGTCGCGGAGGTCACGGGGGCAGCGGGGGCGGGCGGGACCCGGACAGGCGCGCGgggcagcggcagcagcagcagagcGGCCAGGGCCGCCGACAGCGCGAGGCAGGCCCTGCACAGCGCCCCCCGCGCCCGGCTCATGCGGCGACCCCCGACGGCGGCCGCGAGCACGGCCCGAGCCTCAGACCGGAGCGCGGCGGCCCCTTTAAGAGCCGCGGCCGCCCTGGGCGCCACGGCCCGGAAGCGGCGGCCACGCTGACCCGGAAGTGGACGGCGCGCGGCGGCGGGGGAGGTGGAAGATGCCGCTGCCGGTTCAGGTGTTCAACTTGCAGGTAACGAGCCGCGGGCCGGGCCGCCGGCCGCCCCTCCGCGTCCCCCGCCTCCCGCGCGCCGGGGCCGGCGTCGAGCCCCTGGGCGGCTGGTGCGGGGCGTGGAGGGGCGGCCGGGCTCTCTGGGCCCTGTCCCGGGCCCGGCGCTCGGGCGGCTCTGCGACCCCGCGGGCCGGGCTGGGGTCCGAGGCTCGTTCTCCGCCTTGGCCTGCTGGCGTCGGCCGGAGCCGCCGGGCGTGGGGCGCGGGCGCGGGCGCGGGGCCTGGCCCCCGCAGCGCAGTCCCCGGCGGGAGCTCTGGAGCCGAGCTGGGCCGTGCCCGCTGCCCGCCTGCCCGCCTCCCCGCGCGGGGCCTCCCGCCGCTAACGCTCTTTCTCCCCTCAGCAGCCAGCCAGCTCTGTGTCAGGGTCGGGGGGTGCAGACAGTCAGGACAGGATGAGGGATAGCTCGGCCCCCAGCTCGGCCTCTTCGTCAGTGACAGATCTGTACTGCACCCCTCGCAGCAGCAGGTCAGACCTGCTCCTGCCCGGCACGGCCGGCGACTTCAGCCTGAGCGCCAGTCTGTCGGCGTGTACGCTGCTCTACGAGGTACCTTCCAGAGCCGCCCGCCTGCAGCCGAGGGAGGGGGGCAGCGGCGTCCGCGCTGCCCCTGCCCGGCTGCCAGCCCCCGGCCAGGGCCTCAGGGCCAGGAGCGGGGGCAGGGAGGAGACAAGCACCCAGGGCGCCCGTGGCTGCCCGCACCCTTAGCTTTCTCAAAGCAGGGATGCTGGGGCCTCTGGTGTCCCTGCCTGAGGCCGGGCATCCTGGAGCTTTTGCCAGCCTGCTCCGGAGAGGACTCAAACCATCACCTTGACCCTCCTTTGCCTCCCCCTGGGGCCATAGGGTTCTCTGAGGTGTCTCCCTCCCCATTCTCCCACCCCAGTACCTCTGCTCTGGCTGTTGGGACCTATCATCTACCCCGTGGGCTGCTCAAGGCTGTGGCCAGGCCCTCCTGCCTCCTGGGGGCACGGTTGCATCGTGTCTTCTCTGTGACGTTGAGGAGGCTGCCTCAGGATGGTGGCTGGGaatgtggaggggaccccagggcTGCCTGTGGAATTTGTCCTCTCATGTTTGCTGTCCTCCCCCCAAGGATGAGCAATTAGAATTGGGCATGAGGTTTTCTGCCCGTGGGCCTCTAGGGTCTCCTGAGGAGCTCCCTCACTGGTGTGGTGGTCTTGGAGGTATGGTGGGAAGGAGGGGTCTGCTGTGAGAGGCACTTGGAGGACAGTGCCAGCTTGGGTCTCTGCAGCCCTCCCTGGGGAGTCCCCAGTTGAGGTGCCAAGGGGCCCACCCATGTTGCAGGGGGCAGTGGAGCCCATGCAGATCGACGTGGACCCACAGGAAGATCCGCAGAATGCGCCTGATGTCAATTACGTGGTGGAGAACCCCACCCTGGTATGGGGCCCGGCAGGGTATTTCTGTGAGGGGGGCCAGGCTGGGACATACAGTCTGCACCCAGCAGATGGACTGCTTTTTCTTGGCGACCCCTCTGGTCCTGTTTTTGTCTGGTCTTGTCTTTGATCCAGAAACCTTCAGAGTTTCTAATTGTCAGTTTCTGTTGAGTTCTTACCATGCTCAAGACCCACAACCCCCCTGCCCCCCATTAGCAGCCTGTGTTCCTGGGAACCCACCTCTGAAGCCTCAGTGTGGTTCCTCAGGCTGGTCTGTAAATTCTCTCCCCTGCCACTGACTGGCAGGCAGTAACCAGAGCTGTCCAACTTGCCCCCACaactccccaccccctgcacaAGGCTCTATTACGGagaccctgcccccagcccaccctgCTTAGTCCCTTTGACACAGGCCAGTGGTCTGTCTGTTGCCAGTATGCTCCAACTTGCCTACCTTGTCTGAACCCTCCCTGTGCCCCGTCCCCCTCCCTCCTCATCCAGGACCTGGAGCAGTATGCAGCCAGCTACAGCGGCCTGATGCGTATCGAGCGGCTGCAGTTCATCGCCGAGCACTGCCCCCCGCTGCGGGTGGAGGCCTTGAAGATGGCCCTGTCCTTTGTGCAGAGGACCTTCAACGTGGACATGTATGAGGAGATCCATCGGAAGCTCTCGGAGGCCAGCAGGTGAGGCCAGAGGCTCAGCAAGGATGCTGCCATGGGCTCAGGGCCTGGCCCTCCCACCAGCCTGCCCAAGACGTGGGGATGCCAGCAGCGACTGAAAGGCTTCCTGACCTCATCCAGGAGAGAGATGAGTTAACAGCAGAAAGGCCCTTCCTGCCCCAGTGCAGAGAGCTGAGGGCAGGTGCACACCTGCCTGGCTTTTTCCTTCACGTCTTTACTCTGGTTCTGAGAAGAGAGCTTACACAGATGGCAGCTTGCTTCACTTCTCTTGCCCTGGCTGCTGTGACCTTTTCCCCCCGGGCTTCCCCAGTGGGGCAGCAGCTGCTTCTGCTCTGTGCAGGGCCTGGCACTAAAGGGGCACCTTCTTGGTTGGAGATGAGgacaggcaggggctgggggtggatgtagGGGGCTGGCTGTCATCCTGACAGCTGGGCCCTCCCTCAGAGAGCTGCAGAGCACCCCCGATGGCATCCCTGAGGGTGCTGTGGAGCCCCCGCCCCTGGACACGGCCTGGGTGGAGGCCACGCGTAAGAAGGCGCTGCTGAAGCTGGAGAAGCTGGACACGGACCTGAAGAACTACAAAGGCAATTCCATCAAGGAGAGCATCAGGTGCTGGCCCTGCCCACGGGAGGGCAGCTGGGCCACCAGCCCCCGCTGACCTGTGTCCCTTCACGGGGCCTGCAGGCGTGGCCATGACGACCTGGGTGACCACTACCTCGACTGTGGGGACCTCAGCAATGCCCTCAAATGCTACTCCCGGGCCCGTGACTACTGCACCAGCGCCAAGCATGTAATCAACATGTGCCTCAACGTCATCAAGGTGGGCCTTCAGGAGGGGGCGGGGCCCACCGGAGCTGTGGGCTGGTGGTCCCTGCCCGCCGTGGCCCCCGCTCAGCCTGGCCGTTGCCTGACAGGTCAGCGTCTATTTGCAAAACTGGTCACACGTGCTGAGCTACGTCAGTAAGGCCGAGTCCACCCCGGAGATTGCTGAGGTAACGGGACCCTGTTCCCAGAAACCTCCTCTTTGGCACCACCCTGGTCCTTGCTGCTCTCTGGTGCTGTTTGGGTTTTGCCTCACACGTGTCCTCCCCCCCTGCAGCAGCGTGGGGAACGGGATGGCCAGACTCAGGCCATCCTCACCAAGCTCAAGTGTGCTGCAGGTGAGTCTGGGGCAGCGGAGTGGGGAGCAGCAGCCATCATACTCATTAAGCCTCTTGTGGCTCTCCCTGTGTCCATTACCCTGTTCCAGCCCAGTATAGGTGGTCCTGCTGGCCATGGGTGTGGGGATGCTTGCCCAGCCCCGGCCCACGGGGAGGGATGTTTGCCATAGTCAGGGATGGAGGAGCTGCCTCCCAATTGGGTCGCTGGGCTTCTCTAGAAGCTGGTTTCCTGTGCGGTGGTGACAGCCTTGAGGCTGCTGGGGGCTGAGCTGAGGGGGGGCCCCGACCAGGCCTCATGACTTCTTGGCCATTGGGCTGGGTGGGCTTTCTCTGCTGTGGGCTTCATGGTCCCCACGTTCTTcctggcccccccacccccaaggcctGGCTGAGCTGGCTGCGCGCAAGTACAAGCAGGCTGCCAAGTGCTTCCTGTTGGCTTCCTTCGACCACTGTGATTTCCCCGAGGTGAGGCACATGCGGGTCTCCACCGCGAGGTCCTAGTGTTCTCTGAGCTACAAGCGGGCAGGGCTTCATTCCAGCTCCCGTCATGTCCCTGGTCTCACCCACTGCCCTGCTCGCCCCTCAGCTTCTCTCCCCCAGCAACGTGGCTGTCTACGGGGGCCTCTGTGCTTTGGCTACCTTTGATCGGCAGGAACTGCAACGTAATGTCATCTCCAGCAGGTGGGTGGAGGGGTGGACATGGGGCTGCACAGCCCCTCCCTTTGGCGATCTGCAGGGCAGGGAGGGCTGGACATGCTTCCTCTGAGGATCAGGTTTTTGCAGCTCCTTCAAGTTGTTCCTGGAGCTGGAACCCCAGGTTCGGGACATCATCTTCAAGTTCTATGAGTCCAAGTATGCCTCCTGCCTGAAGATGCTGGATGAGATGAAGGTGAGGGGCCAGGCCGGGCACGGAGGGTGGGCACGGGGGAGGTAGGCTCATGCACCTAGGCGGTGGCAGGCGGCTCCTGACTGGCTCTCTGCCCCAGGATAACCTGCTCCTGGACATGTACCTGGCCCCCCACGTCAGGACCCTCTACACCCAGATTCGCAACCGAGCCCTCATCCAGGTAAGTGGTGGGCCTGTGGCTGGCCGTGCAGCAGCTGGAGCAGTGAGGCATTGGCTGTCCCTCTGCCTGCAGTACTTCAGCCCCTATGTGTCCGCTGACATGCGCAAGATGGCCATGGCCTTCAACACTACCGTGGCCGCCCTGGAGGACGAGCTAACCCAGCTGATCTTGGAGGGGCTGGTCAGTGCCCGCATCGACTCCCACAGCAAGACGCTGTATGCACGCGATGTGGACCAGCGCAGCACAACGTTTGAGAGGTCCCTGCTCATGGGCAAGGAGTTCCAGCGGCGTGCGAAGGCCATGATCCTGCGGGCTGCCGTGCTGCGCAACCAGGTTCACGTCAAGGTGAGTGCGGCTGGGGGGACCACCTCCCCAGGCCAGGCTGGGTCTCCTGGCTGAGTtgctgtgtctgtctgtctgtctagtCTCCACCCCGAGAAGGCAGCCAGGGGGAGCTCACACCAGCCAACAGCCAGTCCCGGATGAGTACAAACATGTGACTCCCTGGGAGAGGCTTGAGGCCAGCTGCCCTGTGGCCCATCTCCAGGGCCTGGCTGCAGGacacccctccccaaccccccacctTGTTGCACCCTGTGCTGGGGGACCCTGAAGAAGAGACTGTTCAGGGCTGGGCCGTGCTGGCTCTTGCCCCAGGCCCCTCACCCACCTCCTCACTACTGTGTCATCTGGCGCTGAAGATGAGTTACTAAATTTTAGTTCATTAAAGTACAAACTGATAACATTTCCTTTGGCCTGTTCCTGATACAGGAGGCTCAGGCTGCCCCCAGGCCTTCTGGTCTCTCAGCTTCTCAAGGCTATCTGGGAGGTGGCGGGTGAGCACACAGCACTCCTTCCCACACCATGGCTCCAGCTTGGCCCAACACTTGGCTATCTTCTCTGTGTTACAGCTGAGGGACCTGCAACCTTTTGGAGGTACTGGCTGTTGTCCACTTAGGGGAACTGTGCCTGCGGCTCTCCTTGCCCAGAGCAAGTCTGTTTTCTGTGAATCACCACAGATGACTAACACATCAGGTGTCTGAACCAGCCTCTGTATGGGTACTTCCTCCTTGGCCAGGGCCCAGAACTGCAGCATCAAGCTGAAAGGGGGTCCCCTGCACCTGTTCCTCGGGTCTGAGTCCCCGGTGGCCCAGGGTGTCTCAAGCCGTGCACATTTATCTCTGAAATGATTTATTGTTCAGTCAGTTTTGAAAGCAGACATGAATCATGATGGCAAAGCAGGCCTAGCCTGGAGCCTGCTCACCAATGCAGCATTTCCCAGCCtgtgtgtggtggtggggagggtacCAGCACATCCTTCCGTGTTAAGTAGCAGGAGATTCCCTGAGTAAAAGGCATTTCCTCATTTGAGCTGTGTCCAGGCTTCTGCAGCCTGAGGCAGGGGTACAGTCCCAGCTGGCCCCTCAGGTGAGGGCACTGCCTGTGACTTCAGAGAAGCTCCCCGGGCCCCCAGGTCCCAGGTCCCCAAGTCCTGGCTGCTGGGGCTCCTGCAACCTGGACTGGTCCctctgccaagccagagactTCTCCAGTTTGGTTTTAAAAAGCAATCCATGACCtgacagaaaacaaaagaggagGTTGGCTCAGGAAGCCGATGATCTCCCGTGCCCTGGTACCTGGCCACGGCTGGCAGCACTCTCCCATTCTCGCACCTGGACAGTCCGCTGTCTCTCTGAAAGCTCTCTTCTTGCAGCAGCCCCGGCACAGGTTAAACACGCATCGGTTGCCCTGGGCACAGGAGAACCGGTGAGCCTGCATACCCATCTACCCCCAGGCCACTGAAAACCACATGGCTTGGCTGTACCCCTGCAACCCTGCCTCAGACAACCAAGGTGTGGGGAGCCTGCCTGCCTGTGGGTAGAGTCCAGGCTGCACACCTGAGAGTCACCACCTGCCATTTCTTAGACTAAATCAGTGGCCACAGCCCCAAGTGAAGGGTCTGGGGCAGCAATGCTGGGTACAGACCCACCATGCCCCTCCCTGGGGTCTGAAGCACAAGGTGCCCCCTCCTGGAGCTGAGCTCAGATGCCCCAGCCATGGCTGGTCAAGAAGATCAACTCACCTTTGGGTTCCCACACTGATCACACTTTGCGTATTTTGCTGGGAAAGGACAGAAACACTTGGTTAAAAGGGGACCCAGGGAGGGCCTTACAGAGCAGACAGCAGGCAGGGGGCTGGCTGCTCACGTGAAGCTTGCGGCTGAGCCTCCTGCTCGCAGAGGATCTAACTAGCCAGGGCTCAGGGCTCAGGGCTAATCAAAGAGCATGAGTGGACAAGGGGCGGCTGGCAGGACGCAGTGGGCACAGTTCTGCTGCAGAACAGATGGGAGCAGATGAACTTGGGCAGCCCGGCAGGAAGGAACCAATCACCCCCTCCACTGTGGTGCTAAAGGCAGCGGTGGTGCCATCAGTCTAGGAGTTCTAGGCACGGCAGTAGGGGGTAGGAAAACCCAAACTCTTTCCTGCCTCTCTGCAGCTGCCACAGAGTTGCTGGGGTTGAGGACAAAGGGGTACATATAGGCTATGGGAGGGGGCTTCTGGGAAGTCTCCACCTGAAAGGGCAGGGTCCTAGTGGGCAGGCCTCGTTTTGCCCGCTGGCTGGGAGGACAGCCAAAGCACCAAAGGTTGCGAGGACAGAGCACCCACTGAGTAGGGTGCTGGTTGAGTATCTCAGGCCGACTGCAGGGCCAGCTCTGGTTCATGCCTCCCACCTCCAAGACCCAGAGTACCCCAAAAGAGCTCTGGACATGAGGTTTGTAGGGTGTCGTGGTCAGGGACAGACACCCCACTAAGTCTGGTCTGCTTCCCCCTGCAGCATCTCTGTCCCAATGCCTGGTTCCCATCTAGGCCCAGGTGATCCCATCTGCCACCATTTACACAGAGTCTCCCATTTCTCAGGTGAGGCTGGTGGCTACAGCTCGGGAAAGGACATAGCCCCTGCAAGACCAGCTGGGAGGGTGGGACTTACGTTTCAGCGAGGGGTCAAAGGTCTTCTGGGGGTTCCTCAGTTGCTTCTTCTGCTTGCTCTTGGACAGGACATCTGGGCCCCCACCATCCCCCCCTTCCAGGGCCCGCTTGCTGCAGGTGCCACCGTCCTTACCCCCCTCCTTGGGCCTGAAGGAGAAGCAGTAGGTACAGTGGGGGTGCCCACCAGAGCCCACCCCTACCTGTTGCAGTCCTGATGGGTCACCTCAAGCGAGGCTCAGGGCGAGGAGACCCCGAGGGGCTGGGCGGCTGTGGCCCAGCTCTCAGGCCACCTGGGCCTGCCTGGAGCCACTCAGGGTTACTCCTGAGCCTACAGGCTGCTTCGCTTCCCACTCACTCTGAGTAGGAAACTGATTTTGACAATTAGGGGGACAAAGACCCTGGGCAGGCCTGCTGAGGTGAGGGGACAGTACCCACACATGGACACCCCCCCCCCATCCCCATGCATGGCAGCACAGCAGGCTCACCCTGGGCGGATGTAGGGCTGGCAGACCCAGTGAAAGAAAGGCAGGCCTCCCAAGGGCTTCTCTCCCTCCATCTGCCTGGACATGTCCTCCTGCAAAGTACCAGGCCCCTAGTCACAGACAGAGCCTCCCTGCCCGCACAGGCATGGCATCCTGCAGTCCCCACACCTGCCTGGCAGCGCAGCTTCAGCTCCCTGCTCACAGCACTCACACCCTCCAGGCTCTTCACCTTGGCCAGCTCCTCACGAAGGTGCTGGTGCACCTGCAGCCTGAGACAGACAGCCGTCAAGGGGGCTGCGCCACTGCCGGGATCCAATGCTGGACCAGCCAAGAACAGAGGCAGCCAGCCCCATCCTGGTGCCCCTCTCTTCCCCTCCTGGCCTCCCCCCTGCCTCCTGACTATGCGGCTTCTGCCCTGGGGGTGACTCACGGGTGGTGCCACAGCTTGAAGAGGTGGGCCCGGACATAGGAGAGGGGACAAGGGTGCTGCCGCACGATCTCCAGGTACTCCTCGGCCAGCTCCCACACAGCTGGGCTGCGGCCCTCAAACAGGGCAGGGTTGTGCAGGTTGCCctctgcagggggcaggggagggccCATGGGCTGCAGTTGCGGGTGCGGACAGGGTCCCTAGGGCTCACAAGGCTGTGCTGTGCCCCAGCTTTGGTGGTCCCAGACTCACCTGCACCCAGGACCCCTCCCCACCTGTCTTCACCTGTACCTGGGACTCTCACCCTGCCCTCACCTGCACTCATGACGCCCTGCACTCCGGTGGCCTGGATGCACTGCTCCACATCTCGGAGGCACTGGATGTTCCCATTGGCAAACACAGGGATGTTCACAGCCTTCCTGTGAGGGAGCATGGTGGGTACCATGCTCAGAATAGGACTCAGTGTCCTCCCACTCACCAGGGCAGGGACACACAGTCCTCAGCCAGGGCCTGTCCTTACTGTCCTGGACCTGGCCCCCAGTCTCGCCATTCTTGGCCCCCTCGAGGGACTTCCCCCGGCCCTGGCTGCCCACTCACCGCACAGCTCTGATGTGTTCCCAGGACGCAGGACCCGGCAGGGGCCCCTTCTGTTCCTTGGTGCGCCCATGCACGGCCAGCAGCTAGGACATAGCCAGAGGGTGGGGGTCAGTCTGCAGCCCCGGCTGCAGCTCCCAAAACGCTCCAAGGGCCCTTTGGCTTTCAGGGAACAGGTCTGTTAACCAGGGGAAGTGAGGGCCTGGTCGGTGCCCCTGCTGACCCAGTGCAAGGGGCTCCCTGGTCAGCTGAGAGAAGGTGCTATACTGCCCAGGGGCTGTGTGCAAAAGGGAGGGCACCTCAGACCTTGTTTCTGGGCCTACCCCCTGTAGTGTGTGCTGGGGAAGGCCACCCTGACCCCTCCACGGGCACAAAGACCACCCCTCctccgccccctccccacccttggTCAGATCTCCCTTCAAAGGTTCCCTTGGTCCTCTCTTTCCAGGAAGTTAAGCAACCTGGGGGGCCAGCTCAGGGCAGATCCTGTCCTCTTAGCTCATGGAGAACAAAGAGGAAACAGCGTGGATGCCTCAGCCAGCTGGATACTCAGCCAGTCAGGGCCCTCATTCCAATCTAGAGAACACCTGGGCCCAGGCCAGGCTCATGTTCCTCCAAGGCTCAGGCCCAGGATGGTGGCGAAAAGGGCCCTGGGCCAGGTATGGCCCTTACAGGGCCCACAACTTGAGTCCAGCTGTAGCCAGCCCAGGCACCCAAGCTCTGACCCTGTTCCCCGATGTGCTGGGGTAGTCATGCCTGCAGGGCCCAGGAGGGGGTCAAGAAGTTGGGGCCTGGGAGCATGTGTCCTGACCCCTCAGGGACAGAGGGAGAAAGGTGGTCAGCACGGGCACATTGGGCCCCACCTGACCTGGCAGCCAGCCCTCTCCAGCATCTGGGCGTACCGCACGGTCTTGTCAATCTCTGGGAAGACGCGGATTTTGCAGGTGACGGGGACAGAGAGTCTCTCATGGGCCAGCACGactggagaagaaagaagactGTAGAGACTGGCCGGGGCCCACAGCCAAGCTCCTGGAGCACAGCCCCACAGAAGGCTTTGGCCAGGGAAGGTGCTTGGGctgtcaccatggcctgcccttcccAGGCTATGGGCAGGTTCTGTCCTTTTTCCTTGATTCTCAGGGTTCCTGAGGCCAGCAACGGGGTCTACGTGTCCCAGCTGCTGGATGAGCACAGGTGAGCAC
Protein-coding sequences here:
- the GPS1 gene encoding COP9 signalosome complex subunit 1 isoform X2 — protein: MPLPVQVFNLQPASSVSGSGGADSQDRMRDSSAPSSASSSVTDLYCTPRSSRSDLLLPGTAGDFSLSASLSACTLLYEGAVEPMQIDVDPQEDPQNAPDVNYVVENPTLDLEQYAASYSGLMRIERLQFIAEHCPPLRVEALKMALSFVQRTFNVDMYEEIHRKLSEASRELQSTPDGIPEGAVEPPPLDTAWVEATRKKALLKLEKLDTDLKNYKGNSIKESIRRGHDDLGDHYLDCGDLSNALKCYSRARDYCTSAKHVINMCLNVIKVSVYLQNWSHVLSYVSKAESTPEIAEQRGERDGQTQAILTKLKCAAGLAELAARKYKQAAKCFLLASFDHCDFPELLSPSNVAVYGGLCALATFDRQELQRNVISSSSFKLFLELEPQVRDIIFKFYESKYASCLKMLDEMKDNLLLDMYLAPHVRTLYTQIRNRALIQYFSPYVSADMRKMAMAFNTTVAALEDELTQLILEGLVSARIDSHSKTLYARDVDQRSTTFERSLLMGKEFQRRAKAMILRAAVLRNQVHVKSPPREGSQGELTPANSQSRMSTNM
- the GPS1 gene encoding COP9 signalosome complex subunit 1 isoform X4 is translated as MPLPVQVFNLQGAVEPMQIDVDPQEDPQNAPDVNYVVENPTLDLEQYAASYSGLMRIERLQFIAEHCPPLRVEALKMALSFVQRTFNVDMYEEIHRKLSEASRELQSTPDGIPEGAVEPPPLDTAWVEATRKKALLKLEKLDTDLKNYKGNSIKESIRRGHDDLGDHYLDCGDLSNALKCYSRARDYCTSAKHVINMCLNVIKVSVYLQNWSHVLSYVSKAESTPEIAEQRGERDGQTQAILTKLKCAAGLAELAARKYKQAAKCFLLASFDHCDFPELLSPSNVAVYGGLCALATFDRQELQRNVISSSSFKLFLELEPQVRDIIFKFYESKYASCLKMLDEMKDNLLLDMYLAPHVRTLYTQIRNRALIQYFSPYVSADMRKMAMAFNTTVAALEDELTQLILEGLVSARIDSHSKTLYARDVDQRSTTFERSLLMGKEFQRRAKAMILRAAVLRNQVHVKSPPREGSQGELTPANSQSRMSTNM
- the GPS1 gene encoding COP9 signalosome complex subunit 1 isoform X5, which produces MPLPVQVFNLQGAVEPMQIDVDPQEDPQNAPDVNYVVENPTLDLEQYAASYSGLMRIERLQFIAEHCPPLRVEALKMALSFVQRTFNVDMYEEIHRKLSEASRELQSTPDGIPEGAVEPPPLDTAWVEATRKKALLKLEKLDTDLKNYKGNSIKESIRRGHDDLGDHYLDCGDLSNALKCYSRARDYCTSAKHVINMCLNVIKVSVYLQNWSHVLSYVSKAESTPEIAERGERDGQTQAILTKLKCAAGLAELAARKYKQAAKCFLLASFDHCDFPELLSPSNVAVYGGLCALATFDRQELQRNVISSSSFKLFLELEPQVRDIIFKFYESKYASCLKMLDEMKDNLLLDMYLAPHVRTLYTQIRNRALIQYFSPYVSADMRKMAMAFNTTVAALEDELTQLILEGLVSARIDSHSKTLYARDVDQRSTTFERSLLMGKEFQRRAKAMILRAAVLRNQVHVKSPPREGSQGELTPANSQSRMSTNM
- the GPS1 gene encoding COP9 signalosome complex subunit 1 isoform X1, translated to MPLPVQVFNLQQPASSVSGSGGADSQDRMRDSSAPSSASSSVTDLYCTPRSSRSDLLLPGTAGDFSLSASLSACTLLYEGAVEPMQIDVDPQEDPQNAPDVNYVVENPTLDLEQYAASYSGLMRIERLQFIAEHCPPLRVEALKMALSFVQRTFNVDMYEEIHRKLSEASRELQSTPDGIPEGAVEPPPLDTAWVEATRKKALLKLEKLDTDLKNYKGNSIKESIRRGHDDLGDHYLDCGDLSNALKCYSRARDYCTSAKHVINMCLNVIKVSVYLQNWSHVLSYVSKAESTPEIAEQRGERDGQTQAILTKLKCAAGLAELAARKYKQAAKCFLLASFDHCDFPELLSPSNVAVYGGLCALATFDRQELQRNVISSSSFKLFLELEPQVRDIIFKFYESKYASCLKMLDEMKDNLLLDMYLAPHVRTLYTQIRNRALIQYFSPYVSADMRKMAMAFNTTVAALEDELTQLILEGLVSARIDSHSKTLYARDVDQRSTTFERSLLMGKEFQRRAKAMILRAAVLRNQVHVKSPPREGSQGELTPANSQSRMSTNM